A single region of the Syngnathoides biaculeatus isolate LvHL_M chromosome 17, ASM1980259v1, whole genome shotgun sequence genome encodes:
- the LOC133491022 gene encoding calsenilin-like isoform X3, which translates to MMMGLDGMEVIAIVVVASMFYFVLKQFGMCEPLMQEDSSDSDLELSMVRHQPEGLEQLQAQTQFTRKELQSLYRGFKNECPSGLVDEETFKTIYSQFFPQGDATMYAHFLFNAFDMDRSGAIRFEDFVLGLSVLLRGSVTEKLRWAFNLYDINKDGYITKEDMLAIMTSIYDMMGRYTLPSVREDSPYEHVEKFFQKMDRNRDGVVTIDEFIETCQKDESIMFSMQLFENVI; encoded by the exons ATGATGATGGGATTGGACGGCATGGAAGTTATTGCGATTGTGGTTGTCGcctcaatgttttattttgtgcttAAACAGTTTGGGATGTGTGAGCCTTTGATGCAGGAAG ACAGCAGCGACAGTGACCTCGAGCTCTCCATGGTACGCCATCAACCAGAGGGCCTTGAGCAGCTCCAGGCGCAGACTCAGTTCACGAGGAAGGAACTTCAGTCCCTTTACAGAGGCTTCAAAAAT GAATGTCCCAGCGGGCTTGTAGATGAAGAAACATTCAAAACCATATACTCACAGTTCTTCCCTCAAGGAG ATGCCACCATGTATGCTCATTTCTTGTTTAACGCCTTTGACATGGACAGAAGTGGCGCCATCCGATTTGAG GACTTTGTACTGGGCTTGTCTGTGCTGCTTCGAGGTTCGGTGACGGAGAAGTTGCGCTGGGCCTTTAATCTCTACGACATCAACAAGGATGGCTACATCACGAAGGAG GACATGTTGGCGATAATGACGTCCATTTATGACATGATGGGCAGGTACACCTTACCAAGTGTACGCGAAGATTCCCCTTATGAGCATGTGGAGAAATTCTTCCAG AAAATGGATCGCAACCGAGATGGAGTGGTGACGATTGATGAATTCATAGAAACTTGTCAAAAG GATGAGAGCATTATGTTTTCCATGCAACTCTTTGAGAACGTCATCTAG
- the LOC133491022 gene encoding calsenilin-like isoform X1, translating into MLCFCMQLTEEKLESIATATRKAGNMQAQDKEVDGGLLPDGKDASLAGEAEGSKWQRPKFSRKSLMRCCLVKWIIASTTQQGPDSSDSDLELSMVRHQPEGLEQLQAQTQFTRKELQSLYRGFKNECPSGLVDEETFKTIYSQFFPQGDATMYAHFLFNAFDMDRSGAIRFEDFVLGLSVLLRGSVTEKLRWAFNLYDINKDGYITKEDMLAIMTSIYDMMGRYTLPSVREDSPYEHVEKFFQKMDRNRDGVVTIDEFIETCQKDESIMFSMQLFENVI; encoded by the exons TTTTTGCATGCAGCTCACCGAGGAGAAGCTGGAGAGCATCGCAACCGCTACGAGGAAAGCAGGCAACATGCAG GCTCAAGACAAGGAGGTGGACGGCGGTCTGTTACCTGACGGGAAAGATGCGAGCCTGGCTGGAGAGGCTGAAGGCTCCAAGTGGCAGAGACCCAAATTTTCCCGAAAATCTCTCATGAGGTGTTGCCTGGTCAAGTGGATCATCGCCAGTACCACTCAACAGGGGCCAG ACAGCAGCGACAGTGACCTCGAGCTCTCCATGGTACGCCATCAACCAGAGGGCCTTGAGCAGCTCCAGGCGCAGACTCAGTTCACGAGGAAGGAACTTCAGTCCCTTTACAGAGGCTTCAAAAAT GAATGTCCCAGCGGGCTTGTAGATGAAGAAACATTCAAAACCATATACTCACAGTTCTTCCCTCAAGGAG ATGCCACCATGTATGCTCATTTCTTGTTTAACGCCTTTGACATGGACAGAAGTGGCGCCATCCGATTTGAG GACTTTGTACTGGGCTTGTCTGTGCTGCTTCGAGGTTCGGTGACGGAGAAGTTGCGCTGGGCCTTTAATCTCTACGACATCAACAAGGATGGCTACATCACGAAGGAG GACATGTTGGCGATAATGACGTCCATTTATGACATGATGGGCAGGTACACCTTACCAAGTGTACGCGAAGATTCCCCTTATGAGCATGTGGAGAAATTCTTCCAG AAAATGGATCGCAACCGAGATGGAGTGGTGACGATTGATGAATTCATAGAAACTTGTCAAAAG GATGAGAGCATTATGTTTTCCATGCAACTCTTTGAGAACGTCATCTAG
- the LOC133491022 gene encoding calsenilin-like isoform X2, whose amino-acid sequence MSPSLFLCSASRWKASNSFAFHSSDSSDSDLELSMVRHQPEGLEQLQAQTQFTRKELQSLYRGFKNECPSGLVDEETFKTIYSQFFPQGDATMYAHFLFNAFDMDRSGAIRFEDFVLGLSVLLRGSVTEKLRWAFNLYDINKDGYITKEDMLAIMTSIYDMMGRYTLPSVREDSPYEHVEKFFQKMDRNRDGVVTIDEFIETCQKDESIMFSMQLFENVI is encoded by the exons ATGTCACCCTCCCTTTTCCTATGTTCTGCATCCAGATGGAAAGCATCCAATTCTTTTGCCTTCCATTCCTCTG ACAGCAGCGACAGTGACCTCGAGCTCTCCATGGTACGCCATCAACCAGAGGGCCTTGAGCAGCTCCAGGCGCAGACTCAGTTCACGAGGAAGGAACTTCAGTCCCTTTACAGAGGCTTCAAAAAT GAATGTCCCAGCGGGCTTGTAGATGAAGAAACATTCAAAACCATATACTCACAGTTCTTCCCTCAAGGAG ATGCCACCATGTATGCTCATTTCTTGTTTAACGCCTTTGACATGGACAGAAGTGGCGCCATCCGATTTGAG GACTTTGTACTGGGCTTGTCTGTGCTGCTTCGAGGTTCGGTGACGGAGAAGTTGCGCTGGGCCTTTAATCTCTACGACATCAACAAGGATGGCTACATCACGAAGGAG GACATGTTGGCGATAATGACGTCCATTTATGACATGATGGGCAGGTACACCTTACCAAGTGTACGCGAAGATTCCCCTTATGAGCATGTGGAGAAATTCTTCCAG AAAATGGATCGCAACCGAGATGGAGTGGTGACGATTGATGAATTCATAGAAACTTGTCAAAAG GATGAGAGCATTATGTTTTCCATGCAACTCTTTGAGAACGTCATCTAG